The following proteins are encoded in a genomic region of Arachis stenosperma cultivar V10309 chromosome 4, arast.V10309.gnm1.PFL2, whole genome shotgun sequence:
- the LOC130975182 gene encoding uncharacterized protein LOC130975182 has product MGAIPEKCGDPGPCMVMCTIVGVTFSDCMCDLGVCVSIMPLPVFEALRLPPLKRSAARFVLADKSIITVVGIAEDVLMSIKGLTFPVDFYISEMPPNDSGRPSSILLGRPFLKNSKFKLDAFLGTYSFEIDGRAVSFNLDEAIKYPPEDHSIFQCDIIDETVMKVHREEVGEMTIEQDASMGKSSKLTEHNLPQPMAPEDQVPNHKQKLELKPLPPHLKYAYLEDNQKLLVIIVRELTSQQEEQLLSIFLEVGARLVRQPQRQLNSTILEVVKKEVTRLLEVDIIYHISDSK; this is encoded by the exons ATGGGTGCCATACCGGAAAAATGTGGGGATCCAGGGCCATGTATGGTTATGTGTACCATTGTGGGTGTAACATtttctgactgcatgtgtgatttaggcgTGTGTGTGAGTATTATGCCATTACCTGTATTTGAAGctttgaggctccctcccttaaaaaggtcggcagctcgttttgtttTGGCAGATAAAAGTATAATCACGGTGGTTGGAATTGCTGAGGACGTGCTCATGAGCATCAAGGGGCTGACATTCCCTGTTGACTTTTACATCTCGGAGATGCCCCCTAATGATTCAGGAAGACCATCATccatcctacttggaagaccatttctGAAAAATTCAAAGTTTAAGTTGGATGCCTTCTTAGGGACTTACTCCTTTGAGATAGATGGTCGAGCAGTGAGCTTCAACCTGGATGAAGCTATCAAGTACCCACCGGAAGATCACTCCATCTTCCAATGCGACATTATTGATGAAACCGTGATGAAAGTCCACCGGGAAGAAGTAGGAGAGATGACCATAGAGCAAGATGCAAGTATGGGAAAATCCTCTAAGCTTACTGAACATAACTTGCCCCAACCAATGGCTCCAGAAGATCAAGTGCCTAACCATAAGCAGAAATTGGAGTTAAAGCCCCTTCCACCCcacctcaagtatgcttaccttgaggataaTCAGAAGCTCCTAGTTATCATTGTAAGAGAACTCACATCCCAACAGGAGGAGCAGTTGCTTAGT ATATTTTTAGAAGTGGGTGCAAGGCTTGTCCGTCAACCTCAAAGGCAGCTTAACTCCACCATCTTGgaagttgtcaagaaggaagtgaccagactactTGAAGTAGACATCATCTACCACATCTCAGATAGCAAATGA